The following proteins are encoded in a genomic region of Sesamum indicum cultivar Zhongzhi No. 13 linkage group LG8, S_indicum_v1.0, whole genome shotgun sequence:
- the LOC105167831 gene encoding E3 ubiquitin-protein ligase RMA1H1: MEHYHQGARIQRELNEAEASCENWKSLTSTLDEPETNSSGGFECNICLDLVQDPVVTFCGHLYCWPCIYKWISCQDTSPENPDHQKPQCPVCKTEVSQKTLIPLYGRGQTPNSPKDECSHLIPQRPPSPRCGGGTFLPNMTSNRISPIHQLHRGSYAQPSPPYHVGSYMASPTLGGSTTHLADPMIGMFGEMVYARIFGNSETTMYAYPNSYHLAGSSSPRLRRYMMQTDRSLSRVCFFLCCCVVLCLLLF, translated from the coding sequence ATGGAACATTATCACCAAGGAGCAAGAATTCAAAGAGAGTTAAATGAAGCCGAAGCGTCGTGCGAGAATTGGAAATCCTTGACTTCTACACTTGATGAGCCGGAAACTAATTCATCCGGTGGCTTTGAGTGCAACATCTGCCTTGACCTTGTGCAAGATCCAGTCGTCACGTTCTGCGGGCACCTCTACTGTTGGCCCTGTATATACAAATGGATCAGTTGCCAAGACACCTCTCCTGAAAACCCCGATCACCAGAAACCGCAGTGTCCCGTTTGCAAGACGGAGGTTTCACAAAAGACCTTAATCCCACTCTATGGTCGAGGCCAGACTCCAAACTCCCCTAAAGACGAATGTTCACATCTCATACCACAACGACCTCCTAGTCCAAGATGTGGGGGTGGCACATTCTTGCCGAATATGACCAGCAACCGTATATCCCCTATTCACCAACTTCATCGTGGAAGCTACGCACAACCCTCTCCACCATATCATGTGGGCAGCTACATGGCTTCTCCCACACTCGGTGGCAGCACAACTCATTTGGCAGACCCGATGATCGGGATGTTCGGAGAAATGGTTTATGCTAGAATATTTGGGAATTCGGAGACGACGATGTACGCCTATCCAAACTCATATCATTTGGCAGGCAGCAGTAGTCCTCGGCTGAGAAGGTATATGATGCAAACTGACAGATCACTTAGCAGAGTCTGCTTCTTCCTTTGCTGTTGTGTAGTGCTATGTCTTCTCCTCTTCTGA